One stretch of Agelaius phoeniceus isolate bAgePho1 chromosome 15, bAgePho1.hap1, whole genome shotgun sequence DNA includes these proteins:
- the LOC143695269 gene encoding protocadherin beta-15-like, with amino-acid sequence MALARQVLCVCALLGLPLARAEPIRYSVAEEAESGSLVGELAEDAGLTPAQLWARRARLVSEDGRQHFRFERASGRLVVAGRLDREELCAQSDTCMLPFELLLSNPLQFFRVEVTLDDINDHSPVFPEDRVTFKILETSEPGSRFPLEEAQDLDIGVNTVQAYSITPENDYFSVSYGTGITGKKSLELVLEKPLDREEQAEMSFRLIAADGGSPPRSGSIEINVVVLDVNDNAPIFTQEEYIGKFLENMPEGSVVLTVLATDPDAGVNGDISYQLSQAVGQRDSAFVIDPKTGEIKLIKPLDFEAAEHHELRVRATDGGGLSAICKVLVEVVDVNDNAPELVVSSFSSPLPENTVPGTVVALFTVRDRDSGANGKISCGLQDQLFFSLRPAYKNYYELVTVSALDREETPQYVLSVTAADAGSPPLSTTQTFTVDISDVNDNAPVFNQTSYTMYVRENNVPTVFVGAVSAADADVGLNAKVTYSLAAEQGPERPWCSCISVNSETGHVFVLRPLDYEHLRQTEVTVSASDAGSPPLRANVSVRLVVLDENDNAPLVLYPAPESSPASSELVPVSAEAGYLIGKVVAVDADSGQNSWLSYHLLRATDPGLFSVGLQSGEVRLRRPVTERDSVKQKLLVLVRDNGKPPLSATAALSALLLKDFSDVRLPHSSPATDDQAASLTTYLIIALVFVSLLFLITTAVLVARRLCRRKELKAGHVLYAADTLQSGLADAAAAAGTLPRPYCYEISLTTGSGNSEFRFLKPILPSLPPQHCAVGQGPHEQQDFPTGPVSSEDTAPDSAGTLSAGQFNALSFD; translated from the coding sequence atGGCGCTCGCAAGGCAAgtgctttgtgtgtgtgctttgctGGGGCTGCCGCTCGCTCGCGCCGAGCCCATCCGCTACTCCGTAGCCGAGGAGGCGGAAAGCGGCTCCCTGGTGGGCGAGCTGGCGGAGGACGCGGGGCTGACGCCGGCGCAGCTCTGGGCTCGCCGCGCCCGCCTGGTCTCGGAGGACGGCCGGCAGCATTTTCGCTTCGAGCGCGCCTCCGGCCGCCTCGTCGTGGCGGGGAGGCTCGACCGGGAGGAGCTGTGCGCCCAGTCCGACACCTGCATGCTCCCCTtcgagctgctgctctccaaccCCCTGCAGTTCTTTCGGGTCGAGGTCACTCTAGACGATATCAATGACCACTCGCCTGTCTTCCCCGAGGATCGAGTCACTTTTAAGATTCTGGAAACGAGCGAGCCTGGTTCACGTTTCCCACTGGAGGAGGCTCAGGATCTAGATATTGGCGTCAACACTGTCCAGGCATACAGCATTACTCCCGAGAATGACTACTTCAGTGTCTCCTATGGGACTGGTATTACAGGCAAGAAGTCTCTTGAATTGGTTTTGGAAAAGCCACTAGacagagaggagcaggcagagatgaGTTTCAGACTCATTGCTGCAGATGGGGGCTCTCCTCCCAGGAGTGGCAGCATCGAAATCAATGTTGTTGTTCTAGATGTAAATGATAACGCTCCCATATTCACACAGGAGGAGTATATAGGAAAGTTTCTGGAGAACATGCCAGAAGGCTCTGTAGTTCTTACTGTGCTGGCAACTGATCCAGATGCAGGAGTTAATGGAGACATCTCCTATCAACTCAGCCAGGCAGTGGGACAGCGTGACTCAGCATTTGTGATTGATCCCAAAACTGGTGAAATTAAACTCATAAAACCTCTGGACTTTGAGGCAGCAGAGCATCATGAACTCCGTGTGCGGGCCACAGATGGTGGAGGGCTGTCAGCCATCTGCAAAGTGTTGGTGGAGGTGGTGGATGTGAATGACAATgccccagagctggtggtcAGTTCCTTCAGCAGTCCCCTCCCCGAGAACACAGTGCCCGGCACGGTGGTTGCCCTGTTTACGGTCAGGGACCGGGACTCTGGTGCCAACGGGAAGATCTCCTGTGGCCTGCAGGATCAGCTCTTCTTCTCCCTGCGGCCGGCCTATAAGAATTACTATGAGCTGGTGACAGTGAGCGCGCTGGACCGCGAGGAGACGCCTCAGTACGTCCTGAGTGTCACGGCAGCAGATGCGGGCTCGCCTCCTCTCAGCACCACGCAGACCTTCACCGTGGACATCTCCGACGTCAACGACAACGCCCCCGTCTTCAACCAGACCTCCTACACCATGTACGTGCGGGAGAACAACGTCCCCACAGTGTTTGTTGGGGCCGTGAGCGCTGCAGATGCTGACGTGGGGCTCAATGCCAAGGTGACCTattccctggcagcagagcaagggCCAGAGCGGCCCTGGTGCTCCTGCATCTCGGTGAACTCGGAGACGGGACACGTGTTTGTGCTGCGGCCCCTGGACTACGAGCACTTGAGGCAGACCGAGGTGACGGTCAGTGCCTCTGACGCGGGCTCTCCTCCCCTCCGAGCCAACGTCAGCGTCCGCCTTGTGGTGCTGGACGAGAACGACAACGCCCCGCTCGTGCTCTACCCGGCCCCCGAGAGCAGCCCGGCCTCCAGTGAGCTGGTGCCCGTGTCGGCTGAGGCGGGCTACCTCATCGGCAAAGTGGTGGCCGTCGATGCCGACTCGGGACAGAACTCCTGGCTCTCCTACCACCTGCTGAGGGCCACCGACCCAGGCCTGTTTTCCGTGGGCCTCCAAAGCGGCGAGGTGCGTCTCAGGAGGCCGGTGACAGAGAGAGACAGCGTCAAGCAGAAGCTCCTTGTGCTGGTCAGAGACAACGGCAAGCCCCCGCTCTCAGCCACGGCAGCTCTCAGCGCTCTCCTGCTCAAGGACTTCTCCGACGTGCGCCTCCCGCACAGCAGCCCGGCCACCGACGATCAGGCCGCCTCCCTCACCACCTATTTAATCATTGCCTTGGTCTTtgtctccctcctcttcctcatcaccaccgcagtgctggtggctcgcaggctgtgcaggaggaaggagctgaaggCTGGCCACGTGCTCTATGCTGCCGACACCTTGCAGAGCGGCCTGGCCGATGCAGCCGCTGCTGCAGGGACCCTGCCCCGCCCCTATTGCTACGAGATCAGCCTCACCACGGGCTCGGGCAACAGCGAGTTCAGATTCCTCAAGCccatcctgcccagcctgcccccaCAGCACTGCGCCGtgggccagggcccccatgAGCAACAGGATTTCCCCACTGGCCCTGTCAGCAGCGAGGACACGGCCCCAGACAGTGCTGGCACTCTCTCTGCAGGACAGTTCAACGCTCTTTCCTTTGACTAG
- the LOC143695266 gene encoding protocadherin beta-15-like — MALARQVLCVCALLGLPLARAEPIRYSVAEEAESGSLVGELAEDAGLTPAQLWARRARLVSEDGRQHFRFERASGRLVVAGRLDREELCAQSDTCMLPFELLLSNPLQFFRVEVTLQDINDHSPVFPNDRVTFKILETSEPGSCFPLEVAQDLDIGSNTVQAYSISPENEYFTVSYGTGISGTKYLELVLEKPLDREEQAEMSFSVIAEDAGVPSRSGTTEVKIVILDANDNAPKFTQDVYIAKILENIPEGSVVLTVLANDPDAGVNGDISYQLSQAVGQSDSAFVIDPITGEIKLRKTLDFEAAQMHELTVRATDGGGLSAICKVLVEVVDVNDNAPELVVSSFSSPLPENTVPGTVVALFTVRDRDSGANGKISCGLQDQLFFSLRPAYKNYYELVTVSALDREETPQYVLSVTAADAGSPPLSTTQTFTVDISDVNDNAPVFNQTSYTMYVRENNVPTVFVGAVSAADADVGLNAKVTYSLAAEQGPEWPWCSCISVNSETGHVFVLRPLDYEHLRQTEVTVSASDAGSPPLRANVSVRLVVLDENDNAPLVLYPAPESSPASSELVPVSAEAGYLISKVVAVDADSGQNSWLSYHLLRATDPGLFSVGLQSGEVRLRRPVTERDSVKQKLLVLVRDNGKPPLSATAALSALLLKDFSDVRLPHSSPATEGQAASLTTYLIIALVFVSLLFLITTAALVARRLCRRKELKAGHVLYAADTLQSGLADAAAAAGTLPRPYCYEISLTTGSGNSEFRFLKPILPSLPPQHCAVGQGPHEQQDFPAGPVSSEDMAPDSAGTLSAAQFNALSFD, encoded by the coding sequence atGGCGCTCGCAAGGCAAgtgctttgtgtgtgtgctttgctGGGGCTGCCGCTCGCTCGCGCCGAGCCCATCCGCTACTCCGTAGCCGAGGAGGCGGAAAGCGGCTCCCTGGTGGGCGAGCTGGCGGAGGACGCGGGGCTGACGCCGGCGCAGCTCTGGGCTCGCCGCGCCCGCCTGGTCTCGGAGGACGGCCGGCAGCATTTTCGCTTCGAGCGCGCCTCCGGCCGCCTCGTCGTGGCGGGGAGGCTCGACCGGGAGGAGCTGTGCGCCCAGTCCGACACCTGCATGCTCCCCTtcgagctgctgctctccaaccCCCTGCAGTTCTTTCGGGTCGAGGTCACTCTCCAGGATATTAATGACCATTCACCCGTCTTTCCTAATGATAGAGTGACTTTTAAGATCCTAGAGACGAGCGAGCCTGGGTCTTGTTTCCCGTTGGAGGTTGCTCAGGACCTCGATATTGGAAGCAACACTGTCCAGGCATACAGCATTTCTCCCGAGAACGAGTACTTTACTGTGTCCTATGGGACTGGGATTTCGGGCACGAAGTACCTTGAATTGGTCTTGGAAAAGCCATTAGacagagaggagcaggcagagatgaGTTTCAGTGTAATTGCCGAGGATGCGGGCGTTCCATCCAGGAGTGGCACCACTGAAGTTAAAATTGTCATTCTAGATGCAAATGATAATGCTCCAAAATTCACACAGGACGTGTACATTGCAAAGATTTTAGAAAACATTCCAGAAGGCTCTGTGGTTCTGACTGTGCTGGCAAATGATCCGGATGCAGGAGTTAATGGAGACATTTCCTATCAACTCAGCCAAGCAGTGGGACAGAGTGATTCAGCATTTGTGATTGATCCCATAACTGGGGAAATTAAACTCCGAAAAACACTGGACTTCGAGGCAGCACAAATGCATGAGCTCACTGTAAGAGCAACAGATGGTGGGGGCCTCTCTGCCATCTGCAAAGTGTTGGTGGAGGTGGTGGATGTGAATGACAATgccccagagctggtggtcAGTTCCTTCAGCAGTCCCCTCCCCGAGAACACAGTGCCTGGCACGGTGGTTGCCCTGTTTACGGTCAGGGACCGGGACTCTGGTGCCAACGGGAAGATCTCCTGTGGCCTGCAGGATCAGCTCTTCTTCTCCCTGCGGCCGGCCTATAAGAATTACTATGAGCTGGTGACAGTGAGCGCGCTGGACCGCGAGGAGACGCCTCAGTACGTCCTGAGTGTCACGGCAGCAGATGCGGGCTCGCCTCCTCTCAGCACCACGCAGACCTTCACCGTGGACATCTCCGACGTCAACGACAACGCCCCCGTCTTCAACCAGACCTCCTACACCATGTACGTGCGGGAGAACAACGTCCCCACGGTGTTTGTTGGGGCCGTGAGTGCTGCAGATGCTGACGTGGGGCTCAATGCCAAGGTGACCTattccctggcagcagagcaagggCCAGAGTGGCCCTGGTGCTCCTGCATCTCGGTGAACTCGGAGACGGGACACGTGTTTGTGCTGCGGCCCCTGGACTACGAGCACTTGAGGCAGACCGAGGTGACGGTCAGTGCCTCTGACGCGGGCTCTCCTCCCCTCCGAGCCAACGTCAGCGTCCGCCTTGTGGTGCTGGACGAGAACGACAACGCCCCGCTCGTGCTCTACCCGGCCCCCGAGAGCAGCCCGGCCTCCAGTGAGCTGGTGCCCGTGTCGGCTGAGGCGGGCTACCTCATCAGCAAAGTGGTGGCCGTCGATGCCGACTCGGGACAGAACTCCTGGCTCTCCTACCACCTGCTGAGGGCCACCGACCCAGGCCTGTTTTCCGTGGGCCTCCAAAGCGGCGAGGTGCGTCTCAGGAGGCCGGTGACAGAGAGAGACAGCGTCAAGCAGAAGCTCCTTGTGCTGGTCAGAGACAACGGCAAGCCCCCGCTCTCAGCCACGGCAGCTCTCAGCGCTCTCCTGCTCAAGGACTTCTCCGACGTGCGCCTCCCGCACAGCAGCCCGGCCACCGAGGGTCAGGCCGCCTCCCTCACCACCTATTTAATCATTGCCTTGGTCTTtgtctccctcctcttcctcatcacCACCGCAGCGCTGGTGGCTCgcaggctgtgcaggaggaaggagctgaaggCTGGCCACGTGCTCTATGCTGCCGACACCTTGCAGAGCGGCCTGGCCGATGCAGCCGCTGCTGCAGGGACCCTGCCCCGCCCCTATTGCTACGAGATCAGCCTCACCACGGGCTCGGGCAACAGCGAGTTCAGATTCCTCAAGCccatcctgcccagcctgcccccaCAGCACTGCGCCGtgggccagggcccccatgAGCAACAGGATTTCCCTGCTGGCCCTGTCAGCAGCGAGGACATGGCCCCAGACAGTGCTGGCACTCTCTCTGCAGCACAGTTCAACGCTCTTTCCTTTGACTAG
- the LOC143695265 gene encoding protocadherin beta-15-like, with product MALARQVLCVCALLGLPLARAEPIRYSVAEEAESGSLVGELAEDAGLTPAQLSARRARLVSEDGRQHFRFERASGRLVVAGRLDREELCAQSDTCMLPFELLLSNPLQFFRVEVTLQDINDHSPVFPEDRVTFKILETSEPGSRFPLEEAQDLDIGVNTVQAYSITPENDYFSVSYGTGITGKKSLELVLEKPLDREKQAEMSFRLIAADGGSPPRSGSIEINVVVLDVNDNAPIFTQEEYIGKVLENMPEGSVVLTVLATDPDAGVNGDISYQLSQAVGQRDSAFVIDHKTGEIKLTKPLDFEAAEHHELRVRATDGGGLSAICKVLVEVVDVNDNAPELVVSSFSSPLPENTVPGTVVALFTVRDRDSGANGKISCGLQDQLFFSLRPAYKNYYELVTVSALDREETPQYVLSVTAADAGSPPLSTTQTFTVDISDVNDNAPVFNQTSYTMYVRENNVPTVFVGAVSAADADVGLNAKVTYSLAAEQGPERPWCSCISVNSETGHVFVLRPLDYEHLRQTEVTVSASDAGSPPLRANVSVRLVVLDENDNAPLVLYPAPESSPASSELVPVSAEAGYLIGKVVAVDADSGQNSWLSYHLLRATDPGLFSVGLQSGEVRLRRPVTERDSVKQKLLVLVRDNGKPPLSATAALSALLLKDFSDVRLPHSSPATEGQAASLTTYLIIALVFVSLLFLITTAALVARRLCRRKELKAGHVLYAADTLQSGLADAAAAAGTLPRPYCYEISLTTGSGNSEFRFLKPILPSLPPQHCAVGQGPHEQQDFPAGPASSEDTAPDTAGTLSAGQFNALSFD from the coding sequence atGGCGCTCGCAAGGCAAgtgctttgtgtgtgtgctttgctGGGGCTGCCGCTCGCTCGCGCCGAGCCCATCCGCTACTCCGTAGCCGAGGAGGCCGAAAGCGGCTCCCTGGTGGGCGAGCTGGCGGAGGACGCGGGGCTGACGCCGGCGCAGCTCTCGGCTCGCCGCGCCCGCCTGGTCTCGGAGGACGGCCGGCAGCATTTTCGCTTCGAGCGCGCCTCCGGCCGCCTCGTCGTGGCGGGGAGGCTCGACCGGGAGGAGCTCTGCGCCCAGTCCGACACCTGCATGCTCCCCTtcgagctgctgctctccaaccCCCTGCAGTTCTTTCGGGTCGAGGTCACTCTCCAGGATATCAATGACCACTCGCCTGTCTTCCCCGAGGATCGAGTCACTTTTAAGATTCTGGAAACGAGCGAGCCTGGTTCACGTTTCCCACTGGAGGAGGCTCAGGATCTAGATATTGGCGTCAACACTGTCCAGGCATACAGCATTACTCCCGAGAATGACTACTTCAGTGTCTCCTATGGGACTGGTATTACAGGCAAGAAGTCTCTTGAATTGGTTTTGGAAAAGCCACTAGACAGAGAGAAGCAGGCAGAGATGAGTTTCAGACTCATTGCTGCAGATGGGGGCTCTCCTCCCAGGAGTGGCAGCATCGAAATCAATGTTGTTGTTCTAGATGTAAATGATAACGCTCCCATATTCACACAGGAGGAGTACATAGGAAAGGTTCTGGAGAACATGCCAGAAGGCTCTGTAGTTCTTACTGTGCTGGCAACTGATCCAGATGCAGGAGTTAATGGAGACATCTCCTATCAACTCAGCCAGGCAGTGGGACAGCGTGACTCAGCATTTGTGATTGATCACAAAACTGGGGAAATTAAACTCACAAAACCTCTGGACTTTGAGGCAGCAGAGCATCATGAACTCCGTGTGCGGGCCACAGATGGTGGAGGGCTGTCAGCCATCTGCAAAGTGTTGGTGGAGGTGGTGGATGTGAATGACAATgccccagagctggtggtcAGTTCCTTCAGCAGTCCCCTCCCCGAGAACACAGTGCCCGGCACGGTGGTTGCCCTGTTTACGGTCAGGGACCGGGACTCTGGTGCCAACGGGAAGATCTCCTGTGGCCTGCAGGATCAGCTCTTCTTCTCCCTGCGGCCAGCCTATAAGAATTACTATGAGCTGGTGACAGTGAGCGCGCTGGACCGCGAGGAGACGCCTCAGTACGTCCTGAGTGTCACGGCAGCAGATGCGGGCTCGCCTCCTCTCAGCACCACGCAGACCTTCACCGTGGACATCTCCGACGTCAACGACAACGCCCCCGTCTTCAACCAGACCTCCTACACCATGTACGTGCGGGAGAACAACGTCCCCACGGTGTTTGTTGGGGCCGTGAGCGCTGCAGATGCTGACGTGGGGCTCAATGCCAAGGTGACCTattccctggcagcagagcaagggCCAGAGCGGCCCTGGTGCTCCTGCATCTCGGTGAACTCGGAGACGGGACACGTGTTTGTGCTGCGGCCGCTGGACTACGAGCACTTGAGGCAGACCGAGGTGACGGTCAGTGCCTCTGACGCGGGCTCTCCTCCCCTCCGAGCCAACGTCAGCGTCCGCCTTGTGGTGCTGGACGAGAACGACAACGCCCCGCTCGTGCTCTACCCGGCCCCCGAGAGCAGCCCGGCCTCCAGTGAGCTGGTGCCCGTGTCGGCTGAGGCGGGCTACCTCATCGGCAAAGTGGTGGCCGTCGATGCCGACTCGGGACAGAACTCCTGGCTCTCCTACCACCTGCTGAGGGCCACCGACCCAGGCCTGTTTTCCGTGGGCCTCCAAAGCGGCGAGGTGCGTCTCAGGAGGCCGGTGACAGAGAGAGACAGCGTCAAGCAGAAGCTCCTTGTGCTGGTCAGAGACAACGGCAAGCCCCCGCTCTCAGCCACGGCAGCTCTCAGCGCTCTCCTGCTCAAGGACTTCTCCGACGTGCGCCTCCCGCACAGCAGCCCGGCCACCGAGGGTCAGGCCGCCTCCCTCACCACCTATTTAATCATTGCCTTGGTCTTtgtctccctcctcttcctcatcacCACCGCAGCACTGGTGGCTCgcaggctgtgcaggaggaaggagctgaaggCTGGCCACGTGCTCTATGCTGCCGACACCTTGCAGAGCGGCCTGGCCGATGCAGCCGCTGCTGCAGGGACCCTGCCCCGCCCCTATTGCTACGAGATCAGCCTCACCACGGGCTCGGGCAACAGCGAGTTCAGATTCCTCAAGCccatcctgcccagcctgcccccaCAGCACTGCGCCGtgggccagggcccccatgAGCAACAGGATTTCCCCGCTGGCCCTGCCAGCAGTGAGGACACGGCCCCAGACACTGCTGGCACTCTCTCTGCAGGACAGTTCAACGCTCTTTCCTTTGACTAG
- the LOC129126674 gene encoding protocadherin beta-15-like: MALARQVLCVCALLGLPLARAEPIRYSVAEEAESGSLVGELAEDAGLTPAQLSARRARLVSEDGRQHFRFERASGRLVVAGRLDREELCAQSDTCMLPFELLLSNPLQFFRVEVTLQDINDHSPVFPNDRVTFKILETSEPGSCFPLEVAQDLDIESNTVQAYSISPENEYFTVSYGTGISGTKYLELVLEKPLDREEQAEMGFSVIAEDAGVPSRSGTTEVKIVILDANDNAPKFTQDVYIAKILENIPEGSVVLTVLANDPDAGVNGDISYQLSQAVGQSDSAFVIDPITGEIKLRKTLDFEAAQMHELTVRATDGGGLSAICKVLVEVVDVNDNAPELVVSSFSSPLPENTVPGTVVALFTVRDRDSGANGKISCGLQDQLFFSLRPAYKNYYELVTVSALDREETPQYVLSVTAADAGSPPLSTTQTFTVDISDVNDNAPVFNQTSYTMYVRENNVPTVFVGAVSAADADVGLNAKVTYSLAAEQGPERPWCSCISVNSETGHVFVLRPLDYEHLRQTEVTVSASDAGSPPLRANVSVRLVVLDENDNAPLVLYPAPESSPASSELVPVSAEAGYLIGKVVAVDADSGQNSWLSYHLLRATDPGLFSVGLQSGEVRLRRPVTERDSVKQKLLVLVRDNGKPPLSATAALSALLLKDFSDVRLPHSSPATDDQAASLTTYLIIALVFVSLLFLITTAALVARRLCRRKELKAGHVLYAADTLQSGLADAAAAAGTLPRPYCYEISLTTGSGNSEFRFLKPILPSLPPQHCAVGQGPQEQQDFPAGPVSSEDVAPDSAGTLSAGQFNALSFD, translated from the coding sequence atGGCGCTCGCAAGGCAAgtgctttgtgtgtgtgctttgctGGGGCTGCCGCTCGCTCGCGCCGAGCCCATCCGCTACTCCGTAGCCGAGGAGGCCGAAAGCGGCTCCCTGGTGGGCGAGCTGGCGGAGGACGCGGGGCTGACGCCGGCGCAGCTCTCGGCTCGCCGCGCCCGCCTGGTCTCGGAGGACGGCCGGCAGCATTTTCGCTTCGAGCGCGCCTCCGGCCGCCTCGTCGTGGCGGGGAGGCTCGACCGGGAGGAGCTGTGCGCCCAGTCCGACACCTGCATGCTCCCCTtcgagctgctgctctccaaccCCCTGCAGTTCTTTCGGGTCGAGGTCACTCTCCAGGATATTAATGACCATTCACCCGTCTTTCCTAATGATAGAGTGACTTTTAAGATCCTAGAGACGAGCGAGCCTGGGTCTTGTTTCCCGTTGGAGGTTGCTCAGGACCTCGATATTGAAAGCAACACTGTCCAGGCATACAGCATTTCTCCCGAGAACGAGTACTTTACTGTGTCCTATGGGACTGGGATTTCGGGCACGAAGTACCTTGAATTGGTCTTGGAAAAGCCACTAGacagagaggagcaggcagagatggGTTTCAGTGTAATTGCCGAGGATGCGGGCGTTCCATCCAGGAGTGGCACCACTGAAGTTAAAATTGTCATTCTAGATGCAAATGATAATGCTCCCAAATTCACACAGGACGTGTACATTGCAAAGATTTTAGAAAACATTCCAGAAGGCTCTGTGGTTCTGACTGTGCTGGCAAATGATCCAGATGCAGGAGTTAATGGAGACATTTCCTATCAACTCAGCCAAGCAGTGGGACAGAGTGATTCAGCATTTGTGATTGATCCCATAACTGGTGAAATTAAACTCCGAAAAACACTGGACTTCGAGGCAGCACAAATGCATGAGCTCACTGTAAGAGCCACAGATGGTGGGGGCCTCTCAGCCATCTGCAAAGTGTTGGTGGAGGTGGTGGATGTGAATGACAATgccccagagctggtggtcAGTTCCTTCAGCAGTCCCCTCCCCGAGAACACAGTGCCCGGCACGGTGGTTGCCCTGTTTACGGTCAGGGACCGGGACTCTGGTGCCAACGGGAAGATCTCCTGTGGCCTGCAGGATCAGCTCTTCTTCTCCCTGCGGCCGGCCTATAAGAATTACTATGAGCTGGTGACAGTGAGCGCGCTGGACCGCGAGGAGACGCCTCAGTACGTCCTGAGTGTCACGGCAGCAGATGCGGGCTCGCCTCCTCTCAGCACCACGCAGACCTTCACCGTGGACATCTCCGACGTCAACGACAACGCCCCCGTCTTCAACCAGACCTCCTACACCATGTACGTGCGGGAGAACAACGTCCCCACGGTGTTTGTTGGGGCCGTGAGCGCTGCAGATGCTGACGTGGGGCTCAATGCCAAGGTGACCTattccctggcagcagagcaagggCCAGAGCGGCCCTGGTGCTCCTGCATCTCGGTGAACTCGGAGACGGGACACGTGTTTGTGCTGCGGCCCCTGGACTACGAGCACTTGAGGCAGACCGAGGTGACGGTCAGTGCCTCTGACGCGGGCTCTCCTCCCCTCCGAGCCAACGTCAGCGTCCGCCTTGTGGTGCTGGACGAGAACGACAACGCCCCGCTCGTGCTCTACCCGGCCCCCGAGAGCAGCCCGGCCTCCAGTGAGCTGGTGCCCGTGTCGGCTGAGGCGGGCTACCTCATCGGCAAAGTGGTGGCCGTCGATGCCGACTCGGGACAGAACTCCTGGCTCTCCTACCACCTGCTGAGGGCCACCGACCCAGGCCTGTTTTCCGTGGGCCTCCAAAGCGGCGAGGTGCGTCTCAGGAGGCCGGTGACAGAGAGAGACAGCGTCAAGCAGAAGCTCCTTGTGCTGGTCAGAGACAACGGCAAGCCCCCGCTCTCAGCCACGGCAGCTCTCAGCGCTCTCCTGCTCAAGGACTTCTCCGACGTGCGCCTCCCGCACAGCAGCCCGGCCACCGACGATCAGGCCGCCTCCCTCACCACCTATTTAATCATTGCCTTGGTCTTtgtctccctcctcttcctcatcacCACCGCAGCGCTGGTGGCTCgcaggctgtgcaggaggaaggagctgaaggCTGGCCACGTGCTCTATGCTGCCGACACCTTGCAGAGCGGCCTGGCCGATGCAGCCGCTGCTGCAGGGACCCTGCCCCGCCCCTATTGCTACGAGATCAGCCTCACCACGGGCTCGGGCAACAGCGAGTTCAGATTCCTCAAGCccatcctgcccagcctgcccccaCAGCACTGCGCCgtgggccagggcccccaggAGCAACAGGATTTCCCTGCTGGCCCTGTCAGCAGCGAGGACGTGGCCCCAGACAGTGCTGGCACTCTCTCTGCAGGACAGTTCAATGCTCTTTCCTTTGACTAG